From one Planctomycetota bacterium genomic stretch:
- a CDS encoding GNAT family N-acetyltransferase, with the protein NPAFFKRLGFVPVAKETLPHKIWADCVKCPKFPDCDEEAVAIDLA; encoded by the coding sequence AATCCCGCCTTTTTCAAGCGCCTCGGCTTCGTGCCCGTCGCCAAGGAAACCCTTCCTCACAAGATTTGGGCCGACTGCGTCAAGTGCCCCAAGTTCCCCGACTGCGACGAAGAAGCCGTCGCCATTGACTTGGCGTAA